In a genomic window of Vigna angularis cultivar LongXiaoDou No.4 chromosome 6, ASM1680809v1, whole genome shotgun sequence:
- the LOC108342636 gene encoding (S)-8-oxocitronellyl enol synthase CYC2 has protein sequence MVSIWAEGSASRVPRMAMATTEETNHVAIIFGVTGLVGRELARRLLLLEPSWKVYGIARKPETPPTLISPCYHFISCNLLNPLETQKKLSALQDVTHVFWVTWASQFQLETQESWDQNKAMMSNALNSMLSIAKSLKHVSLQTGTKHYVSLHPPFDEEKLHCYCYHEEFPRMSRSLNFYYALEDLLIEKLSGNWSVHRPGLLLGSSVRSTYNFMGSLCVYGAICKHLRLPFVFGGTRKCWEEAYIDGSDARLVADQHIWAATNSGIISTNGQAFNSINGPTFTWKEVWPIVGKKLGVQVPQDMLVENFWFSRAMAGKQKVWEEIVEENGLVHTTVENMANWEFLDALFRLPFKLLGSRDKVDGLGFGERYKTLNSIMYWIDCMRDEKLIP, from the coding sequence ATGGTTTCAATTTGGGCAGAAGGGTCGGCATCTAGAGTCCCCCGTATGGCAATGGCAACCACAGAGGAGACAAACCATGTTGCTATCATCTTTGGGGTCACTGGACTTGTTGGGAGAGAGTTGGCTAGGAGGTTGCTACTCTTGGAACCTTCTTGGAAGGTTTATGGTATAGCTAGAAAGCCTGAAACACCACCAACCCTTATAAGCCCTTGTTACCATTTCATCTCTTGCAATTTGCTGAACCCTTTGGAGACCCAGAAGAAGCTGTCTGCTTTACAAGATGTGACTCATGTGTTCTGGGTCACATGGGCTAGCCAGTTCCAATTAGAGACTCAGGAAAGTTGGGACCAGAACAAGGCCATGATGTCCAATGCTTTGAACTCTATGCTCTCAATAGCCAAGAGTCTGAAGCATGTTTCCCTTCAGACAGGAACTAAGCACTATGTGTCACTGCATCCCCCCTTTGATGAAGAGAAGCTCCATTGTTACTGCTACCATGAAGAGTTCCCCAGAATGAGCAGATCCCTTAATTTCTACTATGCCCTGGAAGATTTGCTCATTGAGAAACTCAGTGGTAATTGGTCTGTGCATAGGCCTGGTTTATTGTTGGGTAGTTCTGTCAGATCAACTTATAACTTCATGGGGAGCTTGTGTGTTTATGGGGCTATTTGTAAACATTTAAGGCTACCTTTTGTGTTTGGGGGGACAAGAAAATGCTGGGAGGAGGCTTATATTGATGGATCAGATGCTAGGCTTGTAGCTGATCAGCACATTTGGGCAGCAACAAACAGTGGCATAATTTCCACCAATGGACAAGCCTTCAACTCAATCAATGGCCCAACTTTCACTTGGAAAGAGGTTTGGCCAATTGTTGGAAAGAAATTGGGGGTGCAGGTTCCGCAAGACATGCTTGTGGAAAACTTTTGGTTTTCAAGAGCCATGGCTGGGAAGCAGAAAGTTTGGGAAGAGATTGTGGAAGAAAACGGGTTGGTTCATACAACTGTGGAAAATATGGCCAACTGGGAGTTTTTAGATGCCTTGTTTCGTTTACCTTTCAAACTCTTGGGGAGCCGAGACAAAGTTGATGGACTTGGTTTTGGTGAACGGTACAAGACATTGAATTCAATAATGTATTGGATTGATTGCATGAGAGATGAGAAGCTGATTCCCTAG
- the LOC108341487 gene encoding ABC transporter G family member 31-like, whose product MAIAGFSFDMSSEAGKESFAKASNAEWVEEDEEELQMAALLRLPTQKRVNTALIRKASSKINDEGEKRGKVLEQIDVRTLDRFNRERVVKDALDTNEQDNYKLLSAIKERFNKVGLDVPSIEVRYRNLTIGADVQIGSRALPTLINHTRDVFEGMLAGIGIGRPQRHSLTILNNISGLIKPGRMTLLLGPPGSGKTTLLLALAGKLDSNLKKSGSITYNGHEQSEFCIQRASAYTGQTDNHIAELTVRETFDFANRCQGSSDAEIVKNLERLEKEKNIMPSPEIDAFMKASLVGGKRHNVMTDYVLKVLGLDVCSDTVVGNEMLRGVSGGQKRRVTTGEMIVGPRKALFMDEISTGLDSSTTFQIVKCIRNFVHQMEATVLMALLQPAPETFELFDDLLLLSDGYVVYQGPREDVLEFFESLGFKLPPRKGVADFLQEVTSKKDQAQYWADPSKPYKFISVPEIAEAFNNSRFGKAVESMVAAPFDKSKSHPSALPATRFAVPKWELFKACLSRELTLLNGHKFLYIFRTCQVTFVGLVTCTMFIQTRFHEKDETYGNLYQSALFFGLVHMMFNGYSELSLMIARLPVFYKQRGNLFYPGWAWSLATWILGVPYSLVEAVVWTCVVYYSVGFAPAPGRFFRYMLLLLMLHQMALGLFRFMAALARDMVIANTFGSAALMIIFLLGGFIIPKAMIKPWWIWGYWLSPLTYGQRAISVNEFTATRWMQHSAFGGDTVGHNILNGYSLPSDDYWYWIGFGVLTLYTVIFNCLITWGLSYLNPIQKARSILLTDEEDSQKSSDKNGSKSSGDEGKASGMILPFEPMTMTFHGVNYYVDMPQEIAKQGVGETRLKLLSNVSGVFAPGVLTALMGSSGAGKTTLMDVLAGRKTGGYIEGEIKISGYPKVQQTFARISGYVEQNDIHSPQLTVEESLWFSASLRLPKEVSMEKKLEFVEQVMKLVELDSLRNALVGMPGSSGLSTEQRKRLTIAVELVANPSIIFMDEPTSGLDARAAAIVMRTVRNTVDTGRTVVCTIHQPSIDIFEAFDELLLMKRGGRVIYGGKIGKQSDVMIKYFQSLEGITPIPSGYNPATWMLEITTPAVEQKLGVDFAEVYENSEQFRGVLSSIKEHGQPPAGSNPLKFDTVYSQNTMAQFLKCLWKQNIVYWRSPPYNAMRIFFTIICALIFGTVFWNIGTKRGTTHEVYVIMGALFSACLFLGVNNASSVQPVVSIERTVFYREKAAGMYSPISYAMAQGLVEIPYVAVQTIVFGVITYYMVNFERDAGKFLLYLVFLFLTFMYFTFYGMMAVGITPTQHFAAVISSAFYSLWNLVSGFLIPKSHIPVWWIWFHYLCPVSWTLRGIITSQLGDVEEMIQGPGFQGTVKEYISVTLGYDQSINGMSSVLLSVIVLICFNILFFGSFAVSVKVLNFQKR is encoded by the exons ATGGCCATAGCAGGTTTTAGTTTCGACATGTCCTCGGAAGCGGGGAAGGAGTCGTTTGCTAAGGCTTCAAATGCAGAATGGgtggaggaggacgaggaggagcTTCAAATGGCGGCGCTGCTGAGGTTGCCGACGCAGAAGCGTGTCAACACGGCGTTGATAAGGAAAGCATCTTCGAAAATTAACGATGAAGGGGAGAAAAGAGGCAAGGTTTTGGAGCAGATTGATGTGAGGACGCTGGATCGGTTCAACCGTGAACGCGTCGTCAAGGATGCTTTGGATACCAATGAACAAGACAATTACAAGCTTCTTTCTGCCATCAAGGAACGCTTCAACAA GGTTGGATTGGATGTGCCAAGCATCGAGGTGAGATACAGAAACTTGACTATCGGAGCTGATGTTCAGATAGGTTCAAGAGCTCTGCCAACTTTGATCAATCACACACGAGATGTCTTTGAG GGTATGCTAGCCGGCATAGGGATAGGTCGACCTCAGAGACATTCCTTGACCATCTTGAATAACATCAGTGGTCTTATCAAGCCTGGAAG GATGACGTTGCTGTTAGGACCTCCTGGATCGGGCAAAACTACCTTACTTTTGGCTCTTGCTGGAAAGCTTGATAGCAATCTCAAG AAAAGTGGTAGTATCACATACAATGGCCATGAGCAAAGCGAGTTTTGCATTCAAAGGGCTTCTGCATACACTGGCCAAACTGATAATCACATTGCAGAACTGACGGTGAGAGAAACTTTTGATTTTGCTAACAGATGTCAAGGTTCAAGTGATGCAG AAATTGTGAAAAATCTGGAACGCTTGGAGAAGGAAAAGAACATTATGCCAAGTCCAGAAATTGATGCTTTCATGAAG GCATCACTTGTTGGTGGGAAAAGGCACAATGTAATGACAGATTATGTTTTGAAAGTGCTTGGTCTTGATGTATGTTCAGATACTGTTGTGGGAAATGAAATGTTAAGGGGTGTCTCTGGAGGCCAAAAAAGGAGAGTTACAACAG GAGAAATGATTGTTGGACCTCGAAAGGCTCTATTTATGGACGAAATATCAACTGGACTTGATAGCTCTACAACATTCCAGATTGTTAAATGCATAAGAAATTTTGTTCATCAAATGGAAGCTACTGTACTCATGGCTCTACTTCAGCCTGCACCAGAAACATTTGAGCTCTTTGATGATCTTTTGCTTCTGTCAGATGGGTATGTGGTATATCAAGGTCCTAGAGAAGATGTGCTGGAGTTTTTTGAATCATTGGGTTTTAAACTTCCACCCCGCAAGGGAGTTGCAGATTTTCTTCAGGAg GTGACCTCCAAAAAAGATCAAGCTCAATACTGGGCTGATCCTTCAAAGCCCTATAAATTTATCTCAGTGCCAGAGATTGCAGAAGCCTTTAACAACTCTAGATTTGGAAAGGCTGTGGAATCCATGGTTGCCGCACCCTTTGATAAATCAAAGAGTCATCCTTCAGCTTTACCCGCAACTAGATTTGCTGTGCCAAAATGGGAGCTCTTTAAGGCCTGTTTATCCCGAGAATTGACCTTGCTCAACGGGCACaagtttctttatattttcagGACCTGTCAG GTCACATTTGTTGGACTTGTCACATGCACAATGTTCATACAAACAAGGTTTCATGAAAAGGATGAGACTTATGGCAATCTCTATCAGTCCGCGCTATTTTTTGGACTGGTGCACATGATGTTTAATGGATATTCTGAGTTGTCACTCATGATAGCTCGGCTACCAGTCTTCTACAAACAAAGAGGCAATTTATTTTATCCTGGATGGGCATGGTCTTTGGCCACTTGGATTCTTGGGGTACCATATTCCCTTGTTGAAGCTGTTGTTTGGACTTGTGTTGTGTACTACTCTGTTGGATTTGCCCCCGCTCCTGGAAG GTTTTTCCGCTACATGCTTCTCCTACTTATGCTTCACCAAATGGCACTAGGTCTCTTCCGGTTCATGGCTGCTCTTGCACGCGACATGGTCATTGCTAATACATTTGGATCAGCTGCATTGATGATCATCTTCTTGCTGGGAGGATTTATTATCCCAAAAG CTATGATTAAGCCATGGTGGATTTGGGGTTACTGGTTGTCACCTCTTACCTATGGACAAAGAGCAATTTCAGTCAATGAATTTACTGCCACTAGATGGATGCAG CATTCTGCTTTTGGGGGAGACACAGTTGGTCACAATATTCTCAACGGATACAGCTTACCATCTGATGATTACTGGTATTGGATTGGTTTTGGAGTCTTAACACTCTACACAGTTATTTTCAACTGCTTGATCACGTGGGGCTTGAGCTATCTCAATC CAATCCAAAAAGCACGATCTATTCTTCTAACTGATGAAGAGGACTCACAAAAGAGTTCTGATAAAAATGGATCCAAATCTAGTGGTGATGAAGGAAAAGCCTCGGGAATGATTCTTCCTTTTGAACCTATGACAATGACATTCCATGGTGTCAATTATTACGTTGATATGCCACAG GAGATTGCAAAACAAGGCGTTGGAGAAACTAGGCTGAAGCTCCTGTCAAACGTGAGCGGCGTTTTTGCACCTGGCGTCCTTACAGCTTTGATGGGATCAAGTGGAGCTGGAAAGACCACTTTGATGGATGTTCTTGCTGGAAGGAAAACAGGAGGATATATTGAGggtgaaattaaaatatctGGCTATCCCAAAGTGCAACAAACGTTTGCCAGAATTTCAGgatatgttgaacaaaatgaCATACATTCTCCTCAGCTTACAGTTGAGGAGTCCCTGTGGTTTTCTGCCTCATTAAGGCTTCCAAAGGAAGTGAGCATGGAGAAAAAGCTT GAATTTGTTGAACAAGTAATGAAACTGGTGGAGCTTGACAGTTTAAGGAATGCTTTGGTTGGAATGCCTGGCAGTTCTGGCTTATCAACAGAGCAGAGAAAGAGGCTGACAATTGCAGTGGAGCTTGTAGCAAACCCTTCCATAATTTTCATGGATGAACCTACATCTGGACTTGATGCACGTGCAGCAGCCATTGTTATGAGAACTGTTCGCAATACAGTTGATACTGGTAGAACAGTGGTGTGCACCATCCATCAGCCAAGTATTGATATATTTGAAGCATTTGATGAG TTACTTCTAATGAAACGTGGAGGACGAGTCATCTATGGAGGAAAGATTGGAAAGCAATCAGAtgtcatgataaaatatttCCAG TCTCTTGAAGGAATCACACCAATCCCCAGTGGCTACAATCCAGCTACATGGATGCTTGAGATTACCACACCAGCTGTTGAACAGAAACTTGGTGTAGACTTTGCGGAAGTTTACGAAAATTCCGAACAATTCAG GGGGGTGTTATCTTCTATTAAGGAACATGGTCAACCTCCTGCTGGCTCAAATCCTTTGAAGTTTGACACAGTATACTCACAAAACACAATGGCACAATTTCTCAAGTGTTTATGGAAGCAGAATATAGTATACTGGAGGAGTCCACCCTATAATGCAATGAGAATATTCTTTACAATAATATGCGCCCTGATATTTGGTACCGTATTTTGGAACATCGGCACAAAGAG GGGAACAACACATGAAGTGTATGTAATTATGGGTGCACTCTTTTCTGCATGCCTTTTCCTTGGAGTAAACAATGCATCTTCTGTACAACCTGTTGTTTCAATAGAAAGGACAGTGTTTTACAGGGAGAAAGCAGCTGGAATGTACTCTCCAATCTCATATGCAATGGCTCAG GGACTGGTGGAGATCCCATACGTTGCTGTTCAGACAATAGTATTTGGTGTGATCACATACTACATGGTCAATTTTGAAAGGGATGCTG GAAAGTTTTTGCTCTATCTTGTGTTCTTGTTCCTTACTTTCATGTACTTCACCTTCTACGGTATGATGGCTGTTGGAATTACACCTACCCAACACTTTGCAGCAGTTATTTCTTCTGCATTTTACTCTCTATGGAATCTTGTATCCGGGTTTCTTATTCCAAAATCT CATATTCCTGTATGGTGGATTTGGTTCCATTATCTCTGCCCAGTTTCATGGACACTTCGTGGCATTATCACATCTCAGCTTGGCGATGTGGAAGAAATGATTCAGGGTCCTGGATTCCAAGGCACTGTCAAAGAGTATATTTCCGTTACTCTTGGATATGACCAAAGCATTAATGGAATGTCATCAGTGTTGCTGTCAGTCATTGTGCTTATCTGCTTCAACATCCTCTTCTTTGGTTCCTTTGCCGTGTCAGTTAAAGTCTTGAACTTCCAAAAGAGGTGA